The Temnothorax longispinosus isolate EJ_2023e chromosome 7, Tlon_JGU_v1, whole genome shotgun sequence genome contains a region encoding:
- the LOC139816156 gene encoding U4/U6 small nuclear ribonucleoprotein Prp31-like: protein MSLADELLADLEENDDADVFMEEPEPTFIPKVIEEEIKVSSIRELAKLRDSEQLPQVMSQIERHSKVPRKSTDIIGPVESDPEYQLIVEANNMAVKIDNEIAIIHRFIRDKYSKRFPELKSLVVGPLEYVKTVKELGNDPKRAKNNENLQQFLTQATIMIVSMTASTTQGQLLTEEEREAIYEACDMAVELNNCKLKIFEYVESRMAFIAPNLSIIVGASTAAKIMGVADGLTKLSQIPACNLVVLGSQKTALSGFSQVTTLPHAGFIYYSEIVQGTPPDLRRKAAKLVSTKSILAARVDACNAYTDSPMGQKLREEIEKKLDKLQEPPSVKFVKPLPKPIDPGGKKRGGKRVRKMKERYAPTELKKHANRMKLGDIENDAYQEDLGYSRGTIGKAGTGRIRLPQIDEKTKVRIFKNLQKQQQWGGSTTVKKQVCGTASSVAFTPLQGLEIVNPQAAEKKFNEANAKYFSNTVGFINTFPIQLVL from the exons ATGTCTTTGGCTGACGAACTTCTTGCCGATCTCGAGGAAAATGACGACGCGGATGTTTTTATGGAGGAGCCGGAGCCGACGTTTATCCCGAAAGTCATAGAAGAAG AGATAAAGGTGTCCTCAATTCGAGAGTTAGCCAAGTTACGAGATTCGGAACAGCTGCCGCAAGTTATGTCACAAATTGAGAGGCACAGCAAAGTACCCAGGAAGTCAACCGATATCATAGGACCTGTAGAATCCGATCCGGAATATCAGTTGATAGTTGAAGCTAATAATATGGCAGTTAAAATTGACAATGAAATAGCCATTATACATAGATTTATCAGAGACAAGTATTCGAAAAGATTTCCAGAATTAAAATCCTTAGTGGTAGGACCACTAGAATACGTAAAGACTGTCAAGGAATTGGGGAATGACCCCAAGAGAgctaaaaataatgagaatttACAGCAGTTTCTCACCCAAGCGACAATTATGATTGTTTCTATGACCGCGTCGACCACTCAGGGTCAACTGTTGAcggaagaggagagagaagctATTTATGAAGCTTGTGATATGGCAGTGGAATTGAATAACtgtaaattaaagatatttgaaTATGTAGAGAGCAGAATGGCATTTATCGCGCCAAACCTATCGATAATCGTCGGTGCATCAACAGCTGCCAAGATTATGGGAGTCGCAGACGGTCTGACGAAGCTTTCTCAGATACCAGCGTGCAATCTGGTGGTCCTTGGATCTCAGAAAACCGCGCTCTCTGGATTTTCGCAAGTTACCACCTTGCCTCATGCaggatttatatattattctgaaATTGTACAAGGAACACCTCCT GATCTACGGCGGAAAGCGGCGAAGCTGGTGTCAACGAAAAGCATCTTAGCAGCTAGAGTAGACGCCTGCAATGCGTACACGGACAGTCCCATGGGCCAAAAGCTGCGCGAAGAGATCGAGAAGAAGTTGGATAAGCTGCAAGAGCCGCCATCCGTGAAGTTTGTGAAACCGCTGCCAAAACCAATCGATCCTGGTGGAAAGAAGCGCGGCGGTAAACGCGTTCGTAAGATGAAGGAACGCTACGCTCCCACGGAGTTAAAAAAGCACGCAAATAGGATGAAATTGGGAGAC ATTGAGAATGATGCCTATCAAGAAGATCTTGGCTACTCGCGAGGGACTATTGGTAAGGCTGGCACTGGCCGAATCAGGTTGCCACAAATTGACGAGAAGACGAAAGTCAGGATATTCAAGAATCTGCAGAAGCAACAGCAATGGGGAGGCAGCACCACTGTCAAAAAACAAGTCTGCGGCACTGCTTCCAGCGTGGCTTTCACTCCTTTACAA GGACTTGAAATCGTCAACCCACAAGCTGCAGAGAAAAAGTTCAACGAGGCAAATGCGAAATACTTTTCCAATACAGTTGgttttataaatacttttccAATACAGCTGGTTTTATAA